A genome region from Myxococcota bacterium includes the following:
- a CDS encoding replication-associated recombination protein A produces the protein MRPKSLGDMVGQEHLLGEEGLLTRLIANGSLPSLILWGPPGSGKTTLAENLARAIRRQIIRLSAVSAGVKEIREAVEIGKKTPIILFVDEIHRFNKAQQDVLLPYVEEGLLTLIGATTENPSFSVNNALLSRCRVLVLKPLSPENLSLLLDKALALKNYSIDEDARSALLQSATGDARVLLSTCEVAFGLVEKGETNLSFEVIKQAVGKRVLAYDRKAEEHYNTISAFIKSMRASDADAACYYLARMLEAGEDPRFVIRRMMIFASEDIGNADPQALILMAATLQAFELMGLPEGVLPLTHAVIYLSKAPKSRSVINAYYAAKEDVVNLGALPVPMHLRNAPTKLMKELGYGQKSAGSSNLPDRLRGKKYVS, from the coding sequence ATGCGCCCCAAAAGCTTGGGGGATATGGTTGGGCAGGAGCATTTGCTCGGAGAAGAGGGCTTATTAACTCGGCTGATTGCCAATGGTTCACTCCCCTCGTTAATTTTATGGGGACCGCCAGGCTCTGGAAAAACCACCTTGGCCGAAAACCTGGCGCGCGCCATCAGGCGCCAAATTATCCGGCTTTCTGCTGTGTCGGCAGGCGTGAAAGAAATTCGCGAAGCGGTTGAAATTGGTAAAAAAACACCGATTATTCTTTTTGTAGATGAAATCCATCGCTTCAATAAAGCGCAACAGGATGTGCTGCTGCCTTATGTTGAAGAGGGTCTGCTAACACTTATCGGTGCTACGACCGAAAATCCTTCATTTTCCGTAAACAACGCGTTGCTTTCTAGATGCCGAGTGTTGGTTTTAAAGCCATTATCGCCCGAAAATTTAAGCCTCTTGCTTGACAAGGCATTGGCACTAAAAAATTACAGCATCGATGAAGACGCTCGCTCGGCTTTGCTTCAAAGCGCTACCGGCGATGCGCGGGTGCTTTTATCCACCTGCGAAGTAGCATTCGGGCTAGTCGAAAAGGGCGAAACCAATCTAAGTTTTGAAGTTATTAAGCAAGCCGTTGGTAAGCGCGTCTTGGCCTACGACCGCAAGGCAGAAGAGCATTACAATACAATCAGCGCATTTATCAAAAGCATGAGAGCCAGCGATGCTGATGCGGCTTGTTATTATTTGGCGCGTATGTTGGAGGCAGGGGAAGACCCGCGCTTTGTCATTCGGCGAATGATGATTTTTGCCAGCGAGGATATTGGCAATGCGGATCCGCAGGCTTTAATTCTCATGGCTGCAACCTTGCAAGCCTTCGAGCTGATGGGCCTGCCTGAGGGCGTACTGCCACTCACACATGCCGTTATCTATTTGTCTAAAGCGCCTAAATCCAGGTCTGTCATCAATGCCTATTATGCTGCCAAGGAAGATGTCGTTAATCTCGGCGCCCTGCCAGTGCCTATGCACCTACGCAATGCTCCTACCAAGCTGATGAAAGAGCTTGGTTACGGGCAAAAAAGTGCTGGAAGTAGTAATCTTCCGGACAGGCTCAGGGGCAAAAAATATGTTTCATGA